In Caldanaerobius fijiensis DSM 17918, the sequence GATAACAGCCCGGATTTCCTACCACATTGGCGCCTTTAAGATCCAGCCTGTGTATCTCAGGAAGGCCGTATACCCTCTTTATGCGGTCGTCCAGCGAAGGAACGGGTCCATACCATTTTTCGTACACAGAAAGATCATCAAAGCGAAAATCAGCGCTGAGGTCTATAAGTTTTTTGTGCTTCGCCACAACTTCATTCGCTAGCTGATGGGCATGGCCATTAGGTAACGCCGAAAATATTACATCTGATTTTTTTATCAGCTCTTCTGTATGTAGTTCTTCGCACTTAAGGTCAAAGTAGCCTTTTAAGCTTGGATAGAGGTCACTATACTCTGCTCCAGCGTAATTATTAGAAGTGACGCCGACGATCTCAACTTCGGGATGCCGCGCCAGAATCCTTATGAGTTCAACACCGGTATATCCGGTAGCTCCTATAACGCCTACTTTTATCATGGTTAACCCCCTTTCCTTTTATATCCTATAAATTGTATAACAATATTCGTCCAATTACAATGGTTTTTTATCTAATATTTATGCATTATAAGACACAATATATACGATAAACAGTCGTAATTTTCGCATAAATAATAATAAATAATGAATAAAAATTCATTTTTATTACATTATACTCTCTAATGTAGAAAAAAGCAACAACTTTTTTACGCATCTGTGATTCGTAATTTGAATGATACAAAATTATTTGAATACAAAATAGGTTGCCGAAGAAAAAATTCACCAGCCCTAAATTCAAAAAGAGGCAAGCCACATAAATGAAGGCTTACCTCTTTGTTTATATATAAACTGTGTATAACTTTCTGATAACTTTGTGGGTAACTGGTAAAATAAGAAAATGCGAATTTAGTAATAAATTATTATACACATATAGGAATCAATTGGTAAACTACTTAACGTGTGAGTTGTTCTATTTCAGATTTATTAAGACGTATCATATAAATATCTTTGACAATTTCGAGACTGTAAAAAATTTTGTGTAAAATGATTAAAAACCTCTTTCTTGGTAAGAATTCAAAAATAAAACAAACCGAGAAGGAGGTTTTTAAAAATGTCAATTTTGACAAAGGAACAATTAAAAAATTTCATCAGTGAAAACAATATTCAATCTATTCCAGACCTTTATGCGTCATTAAAAAACCTTTTTAAAGATACTATCCAAGAAATGCTTGAAGCAGAGCTTTCTACAGAGCTTGGATATGAAAAGTATGAGAAGAAAGATAAAGATACTCCAAACTCAAGAAATGGATATACTCAAAAGACTGTAAAAACTCAATTTGGTGAAATGGAAATTGATATTCCACGTGATAGA encodes:
- a CDS encoding transposase gives rise to the protein MSILTKEQLKNFISENNIQSIPDLYASLKNLFKDTIQEMLEAELSTELGYEKYEKKDKDTPNSRNGYTQKTVKTQFGEMEIDIPRDR